One genomic window of Conger conger chromosome 7, fConCon1.1, whole genome shotgun sequence includes the following:
- the alg8 gene encoding probable dolichyl pyrophosphate Glc1Man9GlcNAc2 alpha-1,3-glucosyltransferase, translating into MAAPMSESWSWFLALAFGVSLLKCLLINTYHSTDFEVHRNWLAVTHSLPISQWYFEETSEWTLDYPPLFAWFEYGLSHIAKYFDKEMLVVQHLNYASPATVLFQRFTVILADVVFIYAVKECCKCVKGSRRSKDLLGKPSFVLAGLLLWNFGLLIVDHIHFQYNGFLFGVLLLSVARHFQGGHLEGALLFALLLNLKHIFLYISPAYGIYLLRSYCFTKDNPDESLNWRSFSLLRLATLGVIVCSVFALSFGPFILLGQLPQVLSRLFPFKRGLCHAYWAPNFWALYNMADKVLSILGVKLKLFDVDRLPKASMTGGLVQEFQHSVLPSVSPSATLVCTVISILPAVFSAWFRPSGVRGFLRCVIICALGSFMFGWHVHEKAVLMAILPLSLMAVERKEDARIFLILATTGHFSLFPLFFTAPELPIKVLLMLLFSLYSFTSLKMLFRHEGSLLSVPEAVYLTGLIPLEVFCEFVYPWTTWQQTLPFIPLLVTSVYCALGVSYSFIMLNVLLLRTENTGKNKSQ; encoded by the exons ATGGCGGCGCCCATGTCTGAAAGCTGGAGTTGGTTCCTCGCTCTGGCATTTGGAGTTTCCCTTCTGAAATGTCTACTGATAAACACATA CCATTCCACTGATTTTGAGGTACACAGGAACTGGTtagctgtcacacacagtttacCTATTTCACAGTGGTATTTTGAG GAAACATCTGAATGGACCTTGGATTATCCTCCCCTGTTTGCATGGTTTGAATATGGACTGTCTCACATTGCAAAGTATTTTGACAAAGAGATGCTGGTAGTGCAGCATCTAAATTACGCCAGTCCTGCCACTGTTCTCTTTCAACGATTCACTGTGATCTTAGCTGATGTGGTCTTCATTTATGCTGTGAAAGA GTGCTGCAAATGTGTGAAAGGGAGCAGGCGATCCAAGGACCTTTTGGGGAAGCCCTCTTTTGTCCTAGCTGGGCTGCTACTCTGGAATTTTGGACTACTTATCGTTGACC ATATTCATTTCCAGTACAATGGGTTCTTGTTTGGTGTTCTGCTTCTTTCTGTAGCTAGACACTTTCag GGAGGACACCTTGAAGGAGCGCTGCTTTTTGCTCTACTGTTAAACCTGAAGCATATTTTTCTGTACATTTCACCTGCCTATGGTATCTACCTACTGAGATCATACTGCTTCACCAAAGACAATCCAG ATGAGTCTTTAAATTGGAGGAGTTTCAGTCTTTTGCGGTTAGCAACACTGGGAGTaattgtgtgttctgtgtttgcaCTGTCGTTTGGACCTTTCATTTTGCTG GGCCAGCTTCCTCAGGTTTTGTCCCGGCTCTTCCCCTTCAAAAGAGGATTATGTCACGCCTACTGGGCTCCCAACTTCTGGGCCCTGTACAACATGGCCGATAAAGTGCTGTCCATCCTGG GTGTGAAACTGAAACTATTTGATGTGGACAGACTTCCTAAGGCCTCGATGACAGGTGGCCTTGTCCAAGAATTTCAACATTCTGTCCTtccttctgtctctccttcAGCAACGCTGGTTTGCACCGTAATATCAATACTT CCTGCCGTTTTCAGTGCTTGGTTCAGGCCCTCTGGGGTTCGAGGTTTTCTGCGGTGTGTGATCATTTGTGCACTAGGGTCCTTCATGTTTGGATGGCATGTGCATGAAAAGGCTGTTCTAATGGCAATCCTTCCATTAAG CTTAATGGCAGTTGAGAGAAAAGAGGATGCTCGCATATTTCTCATCTTGGCGACCACAGGTCATttctctctattcccactgttCTTCACTGCACCAG AATTGCCCATCAAAGTTCTTCTCATGTTGCTGTTTTCACTGTACAGTTTTACATCATTAAAGATGCTCTTCAG ACATGAAGGCAGCTTGCTTAGTGTTCCAGAGGCAGTTTATCTCACAGGTTTGATTCCTCTGGAGGTTTTTTGTGAGTTTGTTTACCCCTGGACCACATGGCAACAAACCCTCCCATTCATCCCCCTGCTGGTGACATCTGTGTACTGCGCTCTCGGGGTCTCCTACTCTTTCATCATGCTCAACGTGTTGTTGCTTAGGACTGAAAATACTGGAAAAAATAAGTCCCagtga